The following are encoded in a window of Citrobacter freundii genomic DNA:
- a CDS encoding helix-turn-helix transcriptional regulator, whose amino-acid sequence MKVKNNFIRLQEVLERTGFCKAWIYRLISRDEFPSPIKIGDRAIGFVESEIDAWIDEKIYLSRNKAA is encoded by the coding sequence ATGAAAGTAAAAAACAACTTTATACGTCTACAAGAAGTTCTGGAAAGAACAGGATTTTGTAAAGCTTGGATTTATCGTTTGATTAGTCGTGACGAATTCCCTTCACCTATAAAAATCGGTGATCGTGCGATTGGGTTCGTAGAAAGTGAAATAGATGCATGGATTGATGAAAAGATCTATTTATCAAGAAATAAAGCCGCCTGA
- a CDS encoding DUF4755 domain-containing protein, with protein MKTENIIFLFWAVIFILILCQFFYFGPKKRRHLNTYTEMLDGDILSYECQNTGIVINTKKRTVRIFNADKDSTFEYGNIREINYTLSEAGKIYSTGNNLNSMIKSAGANSNEQMLANQRSGIFILTDDIKNPSWKINLPMKNKTSSTNQEICDRWILIFNKYVL; from the coding sequence ATGAAAACCGAAAACATTATTTTTCTTTTTTGGGCAGTGATTTTTATCCTGATTCTCTGCCAGTTTTTTTACTTTGGCCCTAAGAAAAGAAGGCATCTCAATACCTACACAGAGATGTTAGATGGTGATATTCTCTCATATGAATGCCAAAACACCGGTATAGTCATTAATACTAAAAAACGCACAGTACGTATTTTCAATGCAGATAAAGATAGCACTTTCGAATACGGCAACATCAGGGAAATAAATTATACGCTATCCGAAGCCGGAAAAATTTATAGCACAGGTAATAATCTAAACTCTATGATAAAGTCCGCTGGAGCTAACAGTAATGAACAAATGTTAGCTAATCAGCGTTCCGGTATTTTTATACTGACAGATGATATAAAAAATCCTTCATGGAAAATCAATCTACCAATGAAAAACAAAACATCATCGACCAATCAGGAGATCTGCGATCGCTGGATTCTTATTTTTAATAAATACGTTTTATAA
- a CDS encoding integrase, with protein sequence MARQTKPLSVKEIESAKPKEADYVLYDGDGLELLIKSSGSKIWQFRYIRPVTKKRAKKSIGPYPSVTLADARNYRAEARSLLAKQIDPQEHQQEQLRSSLEAKTNTFQLVAERWWNVKKASVTEDYAEDIWRSLERDIFPAIGDVSVTDIKAHTLVQAVQPVQARGALETVRRLCQRINEVMIYAQNTGLIDAVPSVNIGKAFEKPQKKNMPSIRPDQLPQLMQTMRTANIILPTRCLFMWQLLTITRPAEAAEARWDEIDLEAREWKIPASRMKMNRDHTVPLSDETIAILEMMKPLSGNREFIFPSRIKPTQPMNSQTVNASLKRAGFGGVLVSHGLRSIASTALNEQGFPPDVIEAALAHVDKNEVRRAYNRSDYLEQRRPMMQWWADFVMAADRGSMIEGGIKGMRLVG encoded by the coding sequence ATGGCAAGACAAACCAAACCTCTATCCGTTAAAGAAATTGAATCTGCTAAGCCCAAGGAAGCGGACTACGTTCTCTATGATGGTGATGGCCTTGAGCTACTCATCAAATCCAGCGGCAGCAAAATCTGGCAGTTTCGCTACATTCGCCCTGTCACCAAGAAACGTGCGAAGAAGAGCATAGGCCCCTACCCGTCAGTTACCCTTGCCGATGCCAGAAACTACAGGGCAGAGGCTCGCTCTCTCCTCGCGAAACAAATCGATCCCCAGGAACATCAGCAAGAACAACTTCGCAGTTCGCTGGAAGCCAAAACCAATACTTTCCAACTCGTGGCAGAACGTTGGTGGAATGTGAAGAAAGCCAGTGTGACAGAGGACTATGCGGAAGATATCTGGCGCTCTCTTGAAAGAGATATCTTTCCTGCGATTGGCGACGTTAGCGTTACCGATATTAAAGCTCATACACTGGTTCAGGCCGTCCAACCAGTTCAGGCCAGAGGAGCACTGGAAACCGTCCGTCGCCTGTGCCAGCGCATTAATGAGGTCATGATCTATGCCCAGAACACAGGGCTGATTGATGCTGTTCCTAGTGTCAATATTGGCAAGGCATTTGAGAAGCCGCAGAAGAAAAACATGCCAAGTATCCGCCCAGACCAGCTACCGCAACTCATGCAGACAATGCGTACCGCCAATATTATCCTACCAACACGGTGCCTGTTTATGTGGCAGCTTCTTACTATTACACGCCCTGCTGAAGCAGCTGAAGCCCGCTGGGACGAGATAGACCTGGAAGCACGAGAATGGAAAATCCCTGCATCACGCATGAAAATGAACCGCGACCATACTGTTCCATTGTCAGATGAAACAATTGCGATATTGGAGATGATGAAGCCGTTAAGTGGCAATCGAGAATTTATCTTCCCCAGCCGTATCAAACCGACCCAGCCAATGAATAGCCAAACCGTAAACGCTTCACTGAAACGCGCAGGTTTTGGTGGCGTGCTTGTTTCACACGGTCTGCGATCTATTGCCAGTACGGCCCTTAATGAGCAAGGTTTCCCTCCTGATGTCATTGAAGCAGCACTTGCTCATGTGGACAAAAATGAAGTACGTCGCGCTTATAACCGCAGTGATTACCTGGAACAGCGTCGACCTATGATGCAATGGTGGGCTGATTTTGTGATGGCTGCGGATCGTGGAAGCATGATTGAAGGTGGGATAAAAGGAATGCGATTAGTGGGGTAA
- a CDS encoding type I secretion system permease/ATPase translates to MSHVEPGAEETISEPALNLWAQAISHIASHYRVTCSPGAIQANAPWFAGKNKPLALTQLARQAGLSFHALDTTKHLFSQWRLPVVAELRDGQIMVIEHFNGEDALDVFIIAEEGQRNRLAIAELLPEIHTITALRPLSALKDSRVDRYVSRFKPDWMRDLVLQDIRPYLPVMVAAFLINVLSLAGIIFSMQVYDRVIPAQSYPTLYVLSTGVLVAVLFGFLLREARTHIMDVLGKRADMRISDRVFSHALRLRNSAIPRSTGSFISQLRELEQVREMITSSTLSTLVDLPFFFLFIVVMACIAPQLAWIAPVAAILMILPGLLLQKKLAMLANQAAHESTLRNAVLVESVQGLEDIKLMQAENRFLQQWNSYIRITGESGLRTRKLTQGLIGWGMSVQSLVYAAIIMFGAPMVIEGTMTTGAVVAASMLGSRMIAPMANLCGVLARWQQVKAAKTGLDSIMQLPTETQHDENRVHQEIFRGHYLFENAHFRYHSDDQQVPLRIARLEVMPGERIAILGRNGAGKSTLLQAMAGGVELIQGDIRLDNLSLAQIDMADLRRNIGFLSQNARLFFGTLRENLTLGAPHVSDAQIFDALEVSGAATFVKHLAKGLGHPIMEGGNGLSGGQRQSILLARMLLRSPNIVLLDEPSASLDEHTEREFIQRLNQWLGNRTLIVATHRVPVLELVERVVVLKEGQLVMDAPKAQALNASRAPAQTHGREWKNENQSA, encoded by the coding sequence ATGAGCCACGTCGAGCCGGGTGCAGAAGAGACGATTAGCGAGCCCGCCCTGAACCTGTGGGCACAGGCCATTAGCCACATTGCCAGCCACTATCGCGTCACCTGCTCGCCCGGCGCGATTCAGGCCAACGCTCCGTGGTTTGCCGGAAAAAATAAACCCCTCGCCCTGACGCAGCTCGCGCGCCAGGCGGGGCTGTCGTTTCATGCGCTGGATACCACAAAACATCTGTTCAGCCAGTGGCGTTTACCGGTTGTGGCGGAGCTACGCGACGGCCAAATTATGGTAATAGAGCACTTCAACGGTGAAGATGCGCTGGATGTGTTTATCATCGCCGAAGAAGGCCAGCGCAACCGGCTGGCGATTGCCGAGCTGCTGCCGGAGATCCACACCATTACCGCCCTGCGCCCGCTGTCGGCGCTCAAAGACAGTCGGGTCGACCGCTATGTTTCGCGCTTTAAGCCGGACTGGATGCGCGACCTGGTGCTCCAGGACATCCGGCCTTACCTGCCGGTGATGGTAGCCGCGTTTCTGATTAACGTTCTGTCGCTCGCCGGGATTATCTTCTCGATGCAGGTTTACGACCGGGTGATCCCGGCCCAATCGTATCCCACGCTGTATGTGCTCTCGACCGGCGTGCTGGTGGCGGTGCTGTTCGGCTTTTTACTGCGCGAAGCCCGTACCCATATCATGGATGTACTCGGCAAGCGCGCCGATATGCGCATTTCCGATCGCGTGTTCAGCCACGCACTGCGCCTGCGTAACAGCGCCATCCCCCGCTCCACCGGCAGCTTTATTTCCCAGCTCCGCGAACTGGAGCAGGTACGGGAGATGATCACCTCCTCAACCCTGTCGACCCTTGTCGATCTGCCCTTTTTCTTTTTGTTTATCGTCGTGATGGCCTGCATCGCCCCGCAGCTGGCGTGGATAGCGCCCGTCGCTGCGATCCTGATGATCCTGCCTGGCCTGCTGTTACAGAAGAAGCTGGCTATGCTCGCCAACCAGGCTGCACACGAGTCCACGCTGCGTAACGCGGTGCTGGTCGAAAGCGTCCAGGGGCTGGAGGACATCAAGCTGATGCAGGCGGAGAACCGCTTTTTGCAGCAGTGGAACAGCTACATCCGCATTACCGGCGAGTCCGGACTGCGCACGCGCAAGCTGACTCAAGGGCTGATTGGCTGGGGCATGTCGGTACAAAGTCTGGTCTACGCTGCGATTATTATGTTCGGTGCGCCGATGGTCATCGAAGGCACCATGACTACCGGCGCGGTCGTGGCGGCCTCAATGCTCGGCTCAAGAATGATTGCCCCGATGGCTAATCTGTGCGGCGTTTTGGCGCGCTGGCAGCAGGTCAAGGCAGCGAAGACGGGGCTGGACAGCATTATGCAGCTCCCCACCGAAACCCAGCACGATGAGAACCGGGTACATCAGGAAATCTTTCGCGGGCACTATCTGTTTGAGAACGCCCACTTTCGCTACCACAGCGACGATCAACAGGTGCCGCTGCGCATCGCCCGCCTCGAGGTGATGCCAGGGGAACGCATCGCCATCCTCGGGCGTAACGGCGCGGGGAAATCCACCCTGCTACAGGCCATGGCGGGCGGTGTGGAGCTGATTCAGGGCGACATCCGGCTCGATAACCTGAGCCTGGCACAGATCGACATGGCCGATTTACGCCGCAACATCGGCTTTCTCAGCCAAAATGCACGCCTGTTTTTTGGCACGCTGCGTGAGAACCTGACCCTCGGCGCCCCGCATGTCAGCGATGCTCAGATATTCGACGCGCTGGAAGTCAGCGGCGCAGCCACCTTTGTTAAACACCTCGCCAAAGGGCTGGGACACCCGATTATGGAAGGCGGTAACGGCCTCTCCGGCGGGCAGCGGCAATCCATTCTGCTGGCAAGAATGCTGCTGCGCTCGCCCAATATTGTGCTGCTCGACGAACCCAGCGCCTCGCTGGATGAACATACCGAGCGGGAGTTTATTCAACGGCTAAACCAATGGCTCGGCAACCGCACGCTGATCGTCGCCACCCACCGCGTACCGGTTCTGGAACTGGTCGAGCGCGTGGTGGTGTTAAAAGAAGGTCAACTGGTGATGGATGCCCCGAAAGCACAGGCGCTGAACGCGAGTCGCGCGCCTGCACAGACTCACGGTCGGGAGTGGAAAAATGAAAACCAATCCGCATGA
- the mobQ gene encoding MobQ family relaxase — MAIFHMSAQTISRSKGHSSVAAAAYRHGEKLTDEHTGEIHDYSKKKGISDSVILIPQGADQRFLKPEYLWNTIEKNEKRKDAQLAREFNIALPIEMTDEQKKALAIDFCNENFVKNGMIADIAFHKLDSDNPHFHVMLTTRRLTPDGAGFGQKVREWNSKEQLQEWRKSWADTANEHMQKAGIDARIDHRSLKEQKTELDAILPPLRTAEQEAQTISLDRPPTIHRGHSRNPERQARFDVLQEVKVSQEAKALNHIEQKQLKPSPLAPASSSAASLPDATQGGNENNPQNKHGGVGEYLQSKLNKEDKADLNADNEIKSPTSKDTRNNNKISSAAATGSTSNINLIDEKIDKNLHLTEAQKEELEDLENKEAAAKKKAYLMGGTAVPELSQDNKTQSKSEFKNKFHTAKQTISLTEQRFNEEREAYENRRNRPIQR, encoded by the coding sequence ATGGCAATATTTCATATGAGCGCCCAAACAATAAGCCGCTCAAAGGGACATAGTAGCGTAGCTGCGGCAGCATATCGCCACGGTGAAAAGTTAACAGATGAACATACCGGAGAGATCCACGACTACAGCAAAAAGAAAGGTATTTCGGATAGTGTGATATTAATACCACAAGGAGCAGATCAAAGATTTTTGAAACCTGAATATTTGTGGAACACGATAGAAAAAAATGAAAAAAGAAAAGATGCGCAATTAGCTCGCGAGTTTAATATTGCGCTTCCCATAGAAATGACAGACGAACAAAAAAAGGCGTTAGCAATAGATTTCTGTAATGAGAACTTTGTAAAAAATGGAATGATTGCAGATATAGCATTTCACAAGCTCGATAGCGACAACCCACATTTTCACGTAATGCTAACTACTCGCCGCCTTACTCCGGACGGTGCAGGGTTCGGGCAAAAGGTCAGAGAATGGAACAGCAAAGAGCAGCTACAAGAATGGCGCAAGAGCTGGGCAGACACAGCGAACGAGCACATGCAAAAGGCTGGTATCGATGCGCGTATTGATCATCGTTCACTGAAAGAACAAAAAACAGAGCTTGACGCTATCCTCCCTCCTCTCAGAACGGCTGAGCAAGAGGCGCAGACTATCAGCTTAGACAGACCGCCGACTATCCATAGAGGCCATAGCCGCAATCCAGAGCGACAAGCAAGATTTGACGTGCTACAAGAAGTGAAAGTATCACAAGAGGCAAAAGCACTTAACCACATTGAACAGAAACAGCTTAAGCCCTCGCCGCTGGCTCCTGCTTCCTCCTCTGCCGCATCTTTACCAGATGCTACACAGGGAGGCAATGAAAACAACCCACAAAATAAACACGGCGGAGTTGGCGAATATCTTCAATCTAAACTCAATAAGGAAGATAAAGCAGACCTTAATGCTGATAATGAAATCAAATCCCCTACGTCTAAAGATACTAGAAATAATAATAAAATCAGTTCAGCAGCAGCTACAGGTTCAACATCAAATATTAATTTGATAGATGAGAAAATAGATAAGAACCTACACTTAACAGAAGCACAAAAAGAAGAGTTAGAGGATTTAGAAAATAAAGAAGCCGCAGCTAAGAAAAAAGCTTATCTGATGGGTGGCACTGCCGTTCCTGAACTTTCTCAAGATAACAAAACACAGTCAAAAAGTGAGTTTAAAAATAAATTTCATACAGCTAAACAAACAATATCATTAACTGAACAGAGATTTAATGAAGAACGTGAAGCATATGAGAACAGAAGAAACCGACCAATACAGCGCTAA
- a CDS encoding HlyD family efflux transporter periplasmic adaptor subunit, with translation MDDLDIRHEQRFSGASRIILLSTLLFAILGIWAYFGTLDEVSTGSGKVIPSSREQVLQSLDGGILAELTVREGDKVQANQVVARLDPTRSESNVGESAARYRASLASSARLNAEVNDLPLTFPDALNAWPDLIASETRLYKSRRAQLADAMVELQDALVSVNKELAITQRLEKSGAASHVEVLRLQRQKSDLGLKITDLRSQYYVQAREALSKANAEVDMLAAILKGREDSVTRLTVRAPMRGIVKNIQVTTIGGVIPPNGEMMEIVPVDDHLLIETRLSPRDIAFIHPGQRALVKITAYDYAIYGGLEGVVETISPDTIQDKVKPEVFYYRVFIRTHQDYLQNKLGRHFSIVPGMIASVDIKTGEKTIVDYLIKPFNRAKEALRER, from the coding sequence ATGGACGACCTCGACATCCGCCACGAACAGCGCTTTTCCGGTGCCAGCCGAATTATCCTGCTCAGCACGCTGCTGTTTGCCATTCTGGGCATCTGGGCATACTTCGGGACGCTGGATGAAGTCTCCACCGGCAGCGGCAAAGTGATCCCCAGCTCGCGCGAACAGGTGCTGCAGTCGCTTGACGGCGGGATCCTCGCCGAACTGACGGTGCGCGAAGGAGACAAAGTACAGGCCAATCAGGTAGTGGCCCGTCTCGACCCGACCCGCTCGGAATCTAACGTCGGCGAAAGCGCCGCCCGATACCGCGCCTCGCTGGCCTCCAGCGCGCGACTCAATGCCGAAGTCAACGATCTGCCGCTGACCTTTCCCGATGCACTGAACGCCTGGCCCGACCTTATCGCCTCCGAAACCCGGCTGTATAAAAGCCGTCGGGCGCAGCTTGCCGACGCGATGGTCGAACTCCAGGATGCGCTGGTCTCGGTAAATAAAGAGCTGGCAATCACCCAGCGGCTGGAGAAAAGCGGCGCCGCCAGCCATGTGGAAGTGCTGCGCCTGCAGCGACAAAAAAGCGACCTCGGACTAAAAATCACCGACCTGCGCTCGCAGTATTACGTGCAGGCGCGGGAAGCACTGTCAAAAGCCAACGCCGAAGTAGATATGCTGGCGGCCATTTTGAAAGGGCGTGAAGATTCCGTCACCCGTCTGACCGTCCGCGCCCCGATGCGCGGCATCGTGAAAAACATCCAGGTCACCACCATTGGCGGCGTGATCCCGCCCAACGGCGAGATGATGGAGATTGTACCGGTCGACGATCACCTGCTGATAGAAACGCGCCTGTCACCGCGCGATATCGCCTTTATTCACCCCGGACAGCGAGCGCTGGTGAAAATCACCGCCTACGACTACGCCATCTACGGTGGGCTGGAAGGCGTGGTCGAAACCATCTCACCGGACACCATTCAGGACAAAGTAAAGCCAGAAGTCTTCTACTACCGCGTGTTTATCCGTACCCATCAGGACTATTTGCAGAACAAACTGGGGCGTCATTTCTCCATCGTTCCGGGCATGATTGCCAGCGTGGATATCAAAACCGGTGAAAAAACCATCGTCGACTATTTAATCAAACCGTTTAATCGCGCAAAAGAAGCGCTACGGGAGCGCTAA
- a CDS encoding integrase domain-containing protein: MPKVATKLTDTEIKKAKPTEKEFTLWDGDGLFLRIKPSGKKIWHLGYTVPLTKKRAKMSLGFYPYLTLAQARALRDEYLSLLAQGIDPQSHNEQKAQALKDATEHTFQTVAKKWLDEKIKTSGISQDHAKDIWRSLERNIFPTLGDIPIKEIRPKMLKQHLDPIEQRGVLETLRRIISRLNEIFRYAATEELIEFNPADNLTQRFSKPKKQNMPALPPSELPRFIVALANASIRLETRLLIEWQLLTWVRPGEAVRARWTDIDEENRFWNIPAEFMKMKRPHKVPLSKEAMRILESMKLISGHREWVFPSIKAPLSHMHEQTANAAIIRMGFGGELVAHGMRSIARTAAEETGKFRTEVLEAALAHSKKDEIIAAYNRAEYLAERATLMQWWSDYIKAQRYKAIAA, from the coding sequence ATGCCGAAGGTAGCAACAAAACTCACTGACACAGAGATCAAAAAGGCCAAGCCCACAGAGAAAGAGTTCACGCTATGGGATGGAGATGGCTTGTTCCTGCGTATCAAACCAAGTGGCAAAAAAATCTGGCACCTCGGCTATACCGTTCCTTTAACCAAGAAACGGGCCAAAATGAGTCTTGGGTTCTATCCCTACCTGACACTTGCTCAAGCAAGAGCGCTACGGGATGAATACCTCTCTTTGCTTGCACAGGGTATCGATCCCCAATCCCACAATGAGCAAAAAGCTCAAGCGCTCAAAGATGCCACTGAACACACATTCCAGACAGTGGCGAAAAAATGGCTTGATGAAAAAATTAAAACATCAGGCATATCGCAAGATCATGCTAAGGATATCTGGCGTAGCCTTGAACGAAACATCTTTCCAACTTTGGGGGATATTCCTATTAAAGAGATCCGCCCTAAGATGTTGAAACAACATCTTGACCCTATTGAGCAAAGAGGGGTTCTTGAAACTCTACGCCGTATAATTTCCCGACTGAACGAAATTTTCCGTTATGCGGCCACAGAAGAGCTTATTGAGTTTAACCCTGCAGATAACCTCACACAGCGTTTCAGCAAGCCAAAGAAGCAAAACATGCCAGCCCTCCCTCCCAGCGAGTTACCAAGGTTCATAGTGGCTTTAGCAAACGCATCTATACGCTTAGAAACACGCCTGCTAATTGAATGGCAACTTCTTACATGGGTTCGCCCCGGAGAGGCTGTCCGTGCTCGTTGGACTGACATCGACGAAGAGAACCGATTCTGGAACATCCCCGCTGAGTTCATGAAGATGAAACGGCCTCACAAGGTTCCATTGAGTAAGGAAGCTATGCGTATTCTTGAATCCATGAAACTAATCAGCGGTCATCGTGAGTGGGTTTTCCCCAGCATCAAAGCTCCTCTTAGCCATATGCACGAGCAAACAGCTAACGCAGCGATCATCCGCATGGGTTTTGGCGGTGAACTGGTGGCACATGGTATGCGCTCTATTGCAAGAACAGCGGCAGAAGAAACAGGCAAGTTTAGAACGGAAGTTCTTGAGGCAGCTCTTGCTCACTCGAAGAAAGATGAGATCATAGCCGCTTATAATCGGGCTGAGTATCTGGCAGAACGAGCAACATTAATGCAATGGTGGAGTGATTATATTAAAGCACAAAGATATAAAGCCATAGCAGCATGA
- the dcm gene encoding DNA cytosine methyltransferase, whose amino-acid sequence MTTIITPEIKSEKIHLRITPSQKENWRALAEAQGVSLAAWIENKISMALASNNDTFVKEKYKLVSLFSGCGGMDLGFCGGFSFLNEEYKKTKFEITWANEFNPNAVKTYKKNFSHNIIEGDIWELIDLVPTECDVLIGGFPCQDISINGKRAGVDGKRSGLYLAMVEAVKRSRPKIFIAENVKGLLMKYNEESLARVINDFSELGYNVSYKLYNSANFGVPQTRERVFIVGTLHGNPLFKEPVDILHKNEWLTCYDAIHDLEKCDEDRIRNHIWSKAKKSPDQGSRRLKEDKPSQTIRAECHGNIQFHYKLDRRISMREAARLQSFPDNFVFESNLRETERQVGNAVPPVLAWHLAQAVQEYLDKL is encoded by the coding sequence ATGACAACAATCATTACACCAGAAATTAAAAGCGAAAAAATCCATTTGCGGATTACTCCATCTCAAAAAGAAAACTGGAGGGCTTTAGCTGAAGCTCAAGGTGTTAGTTTAGCCGCATGGATTGAGAATAAGATATCGATGGCATTAGCATCGAATAACGATACTTTCGTGAAAGAAAAATATAAACTTGTTTCTCTTTTCTCTGGCTGCGGTGGTATGGATTTAGGATTTTGTGGAGGATTTTCTTTTTTAAATGAAGAATATAAGAAAACAAAATTCGAGATCACTTGGGCTAATGAATTCAACCCCAATGCAGTAAAAACATACAAGAAAAATTTTTCTCATAATATTATTGAAGGTGATATTTGGGAGCTTATAGATTTAGTTCCCACTGAGTGTGATGTTTTAATAGGAGGATTTCCGTGCCAAGATATATCCATAAATGGTAAAAGAGCTGGAGTTGACGGAAAGCGTAGTGGTTTATATCTTGCTATGGTAGAGGCTGTTAAACGATCTAGACCAAAGATTTTTATTGCCGAAAATGTTAAAGGGCTTCTTATGAAATATAATGAAGAGTCTTTAGCCCGCGTTATAAATGATTTTAGTGAGTTAGGTTATAATGTTAGTTATAAACTTTATAACTCCGCTAATTTTGGCGTGCCTCAAACAAGAGAGCGTGTCTTCATAGTTGGAACTTTACACGGTAATCCTCTTTTTAAAGAGCCGGTTGATATATTGCATAAAAATGAATGGCTTACTTGCTATGATGCAATTCATGATTTAGAGAAGTGTGATGAGGATCGTATCCGTAATCACATTTGGAGTAAGGCAAAAAAAAGCCCAGACCAAGGAAGCAGGCGCTTAAAAGAAGATAAGCCATCTCAAACTATAAGGGCTGAATGTCATGGTAATATTCAGTTCCATTATAAACTAGATCGACGTATCTCCATGAGAGAGGCTGCGCGTCTTCAGTCCTTCCCAGATAATTTTGTATTTGAGTCAAACTTGAGAGAAACTGAGAGACAGGTTGGAAATGCCGTTCCTCCAGTTTTGGCTTGGCATTTAGCTCAAGCGGTTCAGGAATATTTAGATAAACTATGA
- a CDS encoding IS1-like element IS1A family transposase (programmed frameshift) encodes MASVSISCPSCSATDGVVRNGKSTAGHQRYLCSHCRKTWQLQFTYTASQPGTHQKIIDMAMNGVGCRATARIMGVGLNTILRHFKKLRPQSVTSRIQPGSDVIVCAEMDEQWGYVGAKSRQRWLFYAYDRLRKTVVAHVFGERTMATLGRLMSLLSPFDVVIWMTDGWPLYESRLKGKLHVISKRYTQRIERHNLNLRQHLARLGRKSLSFSKSVELHDKVIGHYLNIKHYQ; translated from the exons GTGGCTTCTGTTTCTATCAGCTGTCCCTCCTGTTCAGCTACTGACGGGGTGGTGCGTAACGGCAAAAGCACCGCCGGACATCAGCGCTATCTCTGCTCTCACTGCCGTAAAACATGGCAACTGCAGTTCACTTACACCGCTTCTCAACCCGGTACGCACCAGAAAATCATTGATATGGCCATGAATGGCGTTGGATGCCGGGCAACCGCCCGCATTATGGGCGTTGGCCTCAACACGATTTTACGTCACT TTAAAAAACTCAGGCCGCAGTCGGTAACCTCGCGCATACAGCCGGGCAGTGACGTCATCGTCTGCGCGGAAATGGACGAACAGTGGGGCTATGTCGGGGCTAAATCGCGCCAGCGCTGGCTGTTTTACGCGTATGACAGGCTCCGGAAGACGGTTGTGGCGCACGTCTTCGGTGAACGCACTATGGCGACGCTGGGGCGTCTTATGAGCCTGCTGTCACCCTTTGACGTGGTGATATGGATGACGGATGGCTGGCCGCTGTATGAATCCCGCCTGAAGGGAAAGCTGCACGTAATCAGCAAGCGATATACGCAGCGAATTGAGCGGCATAACCTGAATCTGAGGCAGCACCTGGCACGGCTGGGACGGAAGTCGCTGTCGTTCTCAAAATCGGTGGAGCTGCATGACAAAGTCATCGGGCATTATCTGAACATAAAACACTATCAATAA
- a CDS encoding restriction endonuclease, whose protein sequence is MIERNLFETLLTKATEKLSHDLTSSNEYHNSKRFEQRVREVLGEILDDMGLSVDMSPPAQEFPDIIIGNYGVEVKYSDNNTWRSIANSVFEGSRKQGVDYVYLLFGKTGGVPETKWGRYEECIMHVRTSHVPRFEVEINAKEPLFKKLKISYNDFRILSPEEKMPFIRKYAKNRLKPGERLWWIDDQPDERTLPLEVRLYTKLSQPEKRKYRAESAVLCPQIVKSSRASGKYDDVTMFLLTYYGILCNQARDLFSAGSVAMRASQTRGGNYIERALLDIEEEMLCAFNELEDALFEEYWGLNIPREERVNYWLKKADTYAVDWTPSKILFSTIKK, encoded by the coding sequence ATGATCGAGCGCAATCTTTTTGAAACCTTGCTAACAAAAGCTACAGAAAAGCTCTCTCATGACCTGACCTCATCAAATGAATATCATAACTCAAAGAGATTCGAGCAACGAGTTAGAGAGGTTTTAGGTGAAATATTAGATGATATGGGTTTGTCTGTAGACATGAGTCCTCCAGCTCAAGAATTCCCTGATATCATCATTGGAAATTACGGTGTTGAAGTTAAATATTCAGATAATAATACATGGAGATCCATAGCTAACAGCGTCTTTGAAGGGAGCCGTAAACAAGGCGTTGATTACGTATATCTGTTGTTTGGCAAAACGGGGGGCGTACCTGAAACTAAATGGGGGCGTTATGAAGAATGTATCATGCATGTAAGAACATCACATGTTCCAAGATTCGAAGTAGAAATCAATGCTAAAGAGCCATTATTTAAAAAACTAAAAATTAGTTATAACGACTTTAGGATTCTTAGTCCTGAAGAAAAGATGCCCTTCATCAGAAAATATGCTAAAAACAGACTTAAACCCGGTGAAAGACTTTGGTGGATTGACGATCAACCAGACGAAAGGACTCTTCCTTTAGAGGTTAGGTTATATACAAAACTATCTCAACCAGAAAAGAGAAAGTATCGTGCTGAATCAGCCGTCCTCTGTCCTCAAATAGTGAAGTCTAGTCGGGCATCAGGAAAGTATGATGACGTGACTATGTTTCTTCTCACGTACTATGGCATTTTATGTAATCAAGCTAGAGATTTATTTTCTGCTGGAAGTGTTGCTATGCGAGCATCACAAACCAGAGGCGGTAATTATATTGAAAGGGCATTGTTAGATATAGAAGAAGAAATGCTTTGTGCGTTTAATGAATTAGAAGATGCCCTATTTGAAGAGTATTGGGGATTAAATATACCCAGAGAAGAAAGAGTTAATTATTGGTTAAAAAAAGCTGACACTTACGCTGTAGATTGGACACCATCAAAGATATTATTTTCTACTATCAAAAAGTGA